The following proteins come from a genomic window of Halorussus halophilus:
- a CDS encoding tRNA (N(6)-L-threonylcarbamoyladenosine(37)-C(2))-methylthiotransferase codes for MARYHIETYGCTSNRGESREIERRLRDAGHHRVEGADDADVAILNTCTVVEKTERNMLTRAKELEDETADLIVTGCMALAQGEEFHDAGVDADVLHWDEVPTAVTNGECPTTTPDAEPILDGVIGILPIARGCMSDCSYCITKRATGKIDSPPVEENVEKARALVHAGAKEIRITGQDTGVYGWDKGERELHTLLDRICDIEGEFRVRVGMANPKGVHGIKDELAEVFAENEKLYNFIHAPVQSGSDDVLGDMRRQHQVSEYVEIVETFDEALDHWTLSTDFIVGFPTEEDEDHAQSLALLKETRPEKINVTRFSKRPGTDAADMKGLGGTLKKERSKEMSDLKMDVVGEAYDDMVGETHEVLVVEPGTGDSVKCYDEAYRQVIVQNATEHGVEPGDFVDVEITGHSTVYAFGDPV; via the coding sequence ATGGCCCGCTATCACATCGAGACCTACGGCTGTACGTCGAACCGGGGTGAGAGCCGCGAGATAGAGCGGCGACTCCGCGACGCAGGCCACCACCGCGTCGAGGGTGCAGACGACGCCGACGTTGCCATCCTCAACACTTGCACGGTGGTCGAGAAGACCGAGCGCAACATGCTGACGCGGGCCAAAGAACTCGAAGACGAGACTGCCGACCTCATCGTCACCGGATGCATGGCACTCGCACAGGGCGAGGAGTTCCACGACGCTGGCGTGGACGCCGACGTACTTCACTGGGACGAGGTACCGACGGCGGTGACGAACGGCGAGTGCCCGACGACGACGCCCGACGCCGAACCGATTCTGGATGGGGTCATCGGCATCCTCCCCATCGCTCGTGGCTGCATGTCCGACTGTTCGTACTGCATTACAAAGCGCGCGACTGGCAAGATAGACTCGCCGCCGGTCGAAGAGAACGTCGAGAAGGCCCGCGCGCTCGTCCACGCCGGGGCGAAGGAGATTCGAATTACCGGCCAGGACACTGGCGTCTACGGCTGGGACAAGGGCGAGCGTGAGTTGCACACGCTACTAGACCGCATCTGCGACATCGAGGGCGAGTTCCGGGTGCGCGTCGGCATGGCGAACCCGAAGGGCGTCCACGGCATCAAGGACGAACTCGCGGAAGTCTTCGCCGAGAACGAGAAGCTATACAATTTCATCCACGCGCCAGTGCAGTCTGGCTCCGACGACGTACTGGGCGACATGCGCCGCCAACACCAAGTCTCGGAGTACGTCGAAATCGTCGAGACGTTCGACGAGGCGCTCGACCACTGGACGCTCAGCACGGACTTCATCGTCGGCTTCCCCACAGAAGAGGACGAGGACCACGCCCAGAGTCTGGCCTTGCTCAAGGAGACCCGGCCCGAGAAAATCAACGTGACGCGCTTCTCGAAGCGGCCCGGGACGGACGCCGCCGACATGAAGGGACTCGGCGGCACGCTGAAGAAGGAGCGCTCGAAGGAGATGTCCGACCTGAAGATGGATGTGGTCGGCGAGGCGTACGACGACATGGTCGGCGAGACCCACGAAGTTCTCGTCGTGGAACCCGGTACGGGCGACTCCGTGAAGTGCTACGACGAGGCCTACCGGCAGGTCATCGTCCAGAACGCCACGGAACACGGCGTCGAACCGGGCGACTTCGTGGACGTGGAGATTACCGGTCACAGTACGGTGTACGCGTTCGGCGACCCGGTCTAA
- a CDS encoding mechanosensitive ion channel family protein: protein MNTYQILLQADDGGLFGDLPGWLGNALSEIVAALPRLIGAIVILLLGWLVGRTLGGFVSRLSDRVGLDQRTRSTPLGRMFGESRNAVSNFLGKVTAWFVYALAILAAANTLAIETLSEWIATAVSYLPAFVAGLLVIILGFIVSDFVGDAIERTRAATETAYTTWFATGVRFFLYFAAIVIGLDTMGIDVQILYVFAQALSWGLAAGVALAIGIAFGWGGHDYVAAHIDDWMGRARQGTPTPSSETADDD, encoded by the coding sequence ATGAACACGTACCAAATACTGCTGCAAGCGGACGACGGTGGACTGTTCGGTGACCTACCGGGATGGCTGGGAAACGCACTCTCGGAAATCGTCGCGGCGCTTCCCAGACTAATCGGAGCGATAGTCATCCTCCTCCTCGGTTGGCTCGTCGGTCGGACACTCGGCGGATTCGTATCGCGACTCTCGGATAGAGTCGGCCTCGACCAGCGTACACGCTCCACGCCGCTCGGTCGCATGTTCGGCGAGTCCCGAAACGCCGTCTCGAACTTCCTCGGCAAAGTGACGGCGTGGTTCGTCTACGCGCTGGCCATCCTCGCGGCCGCGAACACGCTGGCGATAGAGACGCTGTCGGAGTGGATTGCGACCGCGGTGTCGTACCTGCCTGCGTTCGTCGCGGGCCTGCTGGTCATCATCCTCGGGTTCATAGTCTCGGACTTCGTCGGCGACGCAATCGAGCGTACGCGGGCGGCGACCGAGACAGCCTACACGACGTGGTTCGCCACGGGCGTCCGGTTCTTCCTCTACTTCGCGGCCATCGTCATCGGTCTCGACACGATGGGCATCGACGTACAGATTCTGTACGTGTTCGCCCAAGCGTTGTCGTGGGGACTCGCCGCGGGCGTCGCGCTCGCCATCGGTATCGCGTTCGGGTGGGGTGGCCACGACTACGTGGCAGCGCACATCGACGACTGGATGGGCCGCGCTCGACAGGGGACGCCGACGCCCTCCTCGGAGACGGCGGACGACGACTGA
- a CDS encoding outer membrane protein assembly factor BamB family protein yields MPSRRRSLAALDKRRSHDSLDRRQYLATIGSVGAVALAGCTTGGDYDEAADSAGKTTDWPTLAHDGANTGYNPESRGPESSVKERWKTPVSSPTAPPAVADGRVYVPAGDTHDCFAADSGESLWSYDFDKEGRGMSVWSAPTVRDGLVYISGGNRDALLVLDAKTGEEVRAFETEGEVSAAPRFDHDGRFIYAVTRDGWVHCFDLNDNDEEWRTELFGHIAAPPAVSETSPLLYVATEGGEVFALSKFDGEGSWRQKLPGMVNTAPAVVSRRLYVLPFGGKLHCLNTGRVGKIEWTSDDRVFTDHHLAVADGRVFASGADGVVAIDRESGKTDWTVSTKDNVNCAPAVAGDTLYIGDEGGRLHAIKTGGGVGFGGIDVSARRWKLDLGVRVREGIAVSGGRVYAYTKPPKGEGYVHALEAK; encoded by the coding sequence ATGCCCTCCAGACGACGTTCTCTTGCGGCCCTCGACAAGCGACGCTCCCACGATTCTCTCGACAGACGCCAGTATCTCGCAACTATCGGGTCCGTCGGCGCGGTTGCACTCGCAGGGTGTACCACTGGCGGCGACTACGACGAGGCCGCCGATTCGGCAGGCAAAACGACCGACTGGCCGACGCTCGCTCACGACGGAGCGAACACGGGATACAACCCCGAAAGTCGCGGCCCCGAGTCGAGCGTCAAGGAGCGATGGAAGACACCCGTCTCCTCGCCGACTGCACCGCCTGCCGTCGCAGACGGTCGGGTGTACGTCCCGGCGGGCGACACGCACGACTGTTTCGCGGCCGACTCCGGAGAATCGCTCTGGAGCTACGATTTCGACAAAGAGGGCCGGGGTATGTCGGTGTGGTCCGCGCCCACCGTTCGTGACGGACTGGTCTACATTTCCGGCGGCAACAGGGACGCCTTGCTCGTCCTCGACGCCAAGACCGGCGAAGAAGTTCGAGCGTTCGAAACGGAGGGCGAAGTCTCGGCCGCACCTCGATTCGACCACGACGGGCGATTTATCTACGCCGTCACGCGCGACGGGTGGGTTCATTGCTTCGACCTGAACGACAACGACGAGGAGTGGCGCACCGAACTGTTCGGTCATATAGCCGCACCGCCAGCAGTGTCGGAGACTTCGCCACTGCTCTACGTCGCCACCGAGGGCGGCGAGGTGTTCGCGCTCTCGAAGTTCGACGGCGAGGGTTCGTGGCGACAGAAGCTACCGGGGATGGTCAACACCGCTCCAGCAGTCGTCAGTCGGCGTCTCTACGTCCTCCCGTTCGGTGGCAAACTCCACTGTCTGAACACCGGCCGAGTCGGCAAAATAGAGTGGACGAGCGACGACCGCGTGTTCACCGACCACCACCTCGCAGTCGCCGACGGACGCGTCTTCGCCTCTGGCGCAGACGGCGTCGTCGCTATCGACCGCGAGTCCGGGAAGACCGACTGGACGGTCTCCACGAAAGACAACGTAAACTGCGCGCCTGCGGTCGCTGGCGACACGCTCTACATCGGCGACGAGGGCGGGCGACTCCACGCCATCAAGACGGGCGGCGGAGTCGGGTTCGGTGGCATCGACGTGAGCGCGCGCCGCTGGAAACTCGACTTGGGGGTTCGCGTGCGCGAAGGAATCGCAGTCTCTGGTGGTCGCGTCTACGCCTACACGAAACCGCCGAAGGGGGAAGGCTACGTCCACGCGCTGGAAGCGAAGTAG
- the deoC gene encoding deoxyribose-phosphate aldolase, translating to MNDAELAASIDHTVLGPETTFADVQQVLDDADEYGLNACIPPCYVAEAAEYTPDVTLATVIGFPHGQHATAAKREEAAIAYEDGADELDMVINVGRLKAGETEAVRQDIEEVVAAVPIPVKVIIETALLTDEEKHDACQAAKDADAAFVKTSTGFAESGAKVEDVELMSEYLPVKASGGVGNYEQARAMFDAGAERIGASSGVEIVEDFRQNY from the coding sequence ATGAACGACGCCGAACTCGCCGCGAGCATCGACCACACGGTCCTCGGACCCGAGACGACCTTCGCCGACGTACAGCAGGTCTTAGACGACGCCGACGAGTACGGCCTGAACGCCTGCATCCCGCCGTGCTACGTCGCCGAAGCGGCGGAGTACACTCCCGACGTGACCCTCGCTACGGTCATCGGCTTCCCGCACGGACAGCACGCCACCGCCGCCAAGCGTGAAGAAGCGGCCATCGCCTACGAGGACGGCGCGGACGAACTGGACATGGTCATCAACGTCGGCCGACTCAAGGCCGGAGAAACCGAAGCAGTCCGCCAAGACATCGAGGAAGTCGTCGCCGCGGTTCCCATCCCAGTGAAGGTCATCATCGAGACAGCCCTGCTCACCGACGAGGAGAAACACGACGCCTGTCAGGCCGCGAAAGACGCCGACGCGGCGTTCGTCAAGACCTCCACCGGATTCGCCGAGAGCGGCGCGAAAGTCGAAGACGTGGAACTGATGAGCGAGTATCTCCCTGTAAAGGCCAGCGGCGGCGTCGGTAACTACGAACAGGCCCGAGCGATGTTCGACGCAGGCGCGGAACGCATCGGCGCGAGTTCGGGCGTCGAAATCGTCGAGGACTTCCGACAGAACTACTGA